Part of the Gordonia crocea genome is shown below.
GCCCCGACGACGCGGATCAGGTCGTGGGAGTCGGCGGGGTGGGCGCGCGCGGGTGTCGTGGCTGGCATGGTCACAACCTAATCCTTGTCTCGGACACCGGGTCCGGTGGTAAGCCGCGCGGCGATCCCGTCGAGGATCACCTGGAGGCCGAATTCGTAGGCGTGGCGCGCGTTTCGGGCCGCGCCCTGGGCTTCGCCGGCGGCGGCACCGATCCGGGACGCGAGGGGGAAGCGGGCCTCGATGCCGAGCACCGCCAGTTTGGCGCCCTCGCGTTCCCACCACGGCTGCGGCGACTCCTGTTCGCGTTCGACGCGGGCGCGCGCCATCGACCGCGCGCTGGCCTTCACGAAGTCGAGGACGACGGTCAGTGCCGCATCCTTGTCCGGGTCGGGGAGGGGCAGGCCGTCGAGGGCGTCGAGTTCGTGTTCGTACTTGGCCAGTGTCCCGGGTCCGAGGATCGCCCGTTCGGACTCGATGTCGGCGAGCCATCCGTGACCGGTGATCAGTTCGAGGTTCTCCTCGGCGATGGTGGCGAGGCGGTTGCGCCAGTCGCCGGTGCCCGCCGCCCGGGTCATCCCGGCGTACACGTCGTCGACCATGAGCTCGACGAGTTGGTCGCGGTTCTGCACGTAGGAGTAGAGCGACATCACCGGGATGCCCAGTTCACCGGCGACGTCGCGGATGGAGAAGGCTGAACCGACCCGGTCGGCAAGGTCGATGGCGGCGTCGACGACCTGGTCGACGGTGTACCTGGGCGGCCGGCCCCGTCGAGCGGGGGCGACCTCGTGTCGCCACAGCAAGTCGATGGTGTCCATCGGGTCATCCTCGGGTCGCGGTTGATTTACGTACTGCGTACGGTCTACTGTAACAGTACACAGTACGTGAAAGGGGCTCCCATGTCGATCACCGCGATGGCCATCTCCCTCAACGTCGCCAACCCGGCCGCGTCCGCCGCATTTCTCACCGAACACTTGGGCTTCCGCACCGAGATGGAGGCCGACGGGTTTGTGTCCTTGGCGAGCCCCCTCGAGGGTGGTCCGAACGTCATCTTCCTGCGCACCGGCCTGCAGACGTTCCGGCCGGCATACCGGGCAGGAAGTGCCGGTGAGGGATTGTTGTTGGCATTCGTCGTGGACGACCTCGACGGCGACTTCGCACGGATGCGTGGCGCGGGTGCACCGGTGGTCACCGAGCCGGAGACAGAACCCTGGGGGGAGCGATACTGTCAGTTCGCCGACCCCAACGGCATCATCGTCCAACTGGTGCAATGGGTCGCCTGATTGATGATCGAGCCGGGGCGGAATGCCGGTGGATCCCATGCTGTTGCCCATGACATGACCGACTCCGGATTCGACCCGCGCACCCTCATCGCCGAGAGCAAGATCGGCATCCTTGCCACCATCAAATCCGACGGATTGCCACAGCTCTCCCCGGTGACCGCGGTCTACGACCGGGAATCCGACGCGGTCCTCGTCTCGATGACCCAGGGGCGCGCGAAGACAGCGAATCTGCGCCGCGACCCGCGTGCCGCCATCGAGTTCACCAGTCCCGACGGCTACACCTGGGCGACCGCGGAGGGGTCGGTCACGTTAACCGGACCGGGCGCCGACCCCGATGGTCCCGAGGTCGACGCCCTGGTCGAGTACTACCGGTTGGGCGCCGGGGAACACCCCGACTGGGCCGAGTACCGGCGGGTCATGGTCGAGGACCGCCGCGTCCTCATGACGCTGCGCGTCGAGCATGCATACGGCGCGAAACTGCGCTAATCCTTGCCGGTCACCAGCCCGATCAGCCACAACAGGATCACTGATCCGAGGATCGCGGTGAAGAAGGTGAACCACCAGCCACCCGAGGCGGTGTCGAAGAAGAAGCTCAGCAGGAAGCCGCCGAGCAAGGCGCCGACGACGCCGATGACGATGTTCATGAGGATTCCGGAGCCGCCGCCCTTGACGATCTTGCCGGCGATCCAGCCGGCCAGGGCGCCGATGATGATGTAGCCGACCAGGCTCACACTGGTCGTCGTCGTGGAACGCTCTACTGCCAGCATGGTCGTTTCTGCGATGGTCACGACGTTCTCCCTTCGGCGTCACTCCCGAAGCTCGGGGGCTCTTGCCACCGTCGCACACTGCGACGTCGGGCGGGGTGGGAACGCCTAGACGGCGAGAAAACCCTTGTCGTCGGGCCAGTGACGGTGCTGGCGGTCGATGACCAACACGTGGCGGTGGGTGTAGCCGTGTTCGGTCCGCGTGGCGCCGCGGACGTGGGCCGGTCCGCGGCGCCCAACGGGTGGCAGTGCTCGACCTGGTCGGTCTCGCGTGCCGGCCATGCGCGCAACGCGGTCGCCGTGCCCAGCACGGCCAAGGCGACGAGGAGTGTCCAGGCCGCCGGATAGCCGCGCCACGTCGCCAGCAACCCGGCGATCGGGTAGCTGAGGAGCCAGCAGGCGTGCGACAACGAGAACTGGGCGGCGAACAGGGCCGGGCGGTCAGCGGGAGCGCTCGAGCGTCGGATGACGTTGCCGGCCGGGGTGAGCACGGCGCCGCTGCCCATCCCGATCACCGCCCAGATCGCGCAGAGCACCGGCCACGACGGGGTGGTGCCCACCGGACGGCGATCAGGGCCACGACCCCGGCCGCCGTCATCGTCGCGGCCCCGGTGATCATCACGCGTCGCTCGCCATAGCGCCGCAGGAGCCGGGGAATGGCCATCGCGACGACGAGGATGCCGGCGCCGTTCGCGGTCAGCAGCCACGCGACATCGGCGGCCGGTCGCCGCAGGTGCTCCTGGACCAGGTTGACGGTGTTGACCATGACGATCGCGCCTATTGCCGACACCGCGAGATTCAAGCCCATCAACCCCCGCAATCGGGGGGTGGCTGAGAAGATCCGGGCACCGGTGAACAGGCGCTCGCCCACCCCATAGTCGTTGCCGCGCAACGCATTCGGAATCCGGCTGGTCACGACGAGCACACCCGAGGCCACGAAGCCCGCGGCCGTCGCACCGAACAGCCAGTGGAAGTCGACGACGGTGATCAGTACCGCGGCGAGCAACGGGCTGAGAAGGGTCTCCATGGTGGCCGCCAACTGAGACAAGGACAGTGCCCGGGTGTACTGGGGCCTCGTCGGGCACCACTTCGGGCAGCGTCGCCTGGAAGGTCGGGGTGAAGGCCGCCGATGCTGCTTGCATCAGCGCGACGATCTTGATCGCCAGCGCGGTGCCGAGAACGGCGGCGGCCGACGAGCCGGCGAGTTGGAAGGCGAGCAGCCCCAGTGCGACGGTGGCCAGGCCGTTGCCGGCGAGCGCGACCAACTGCGCGCCGAACAGGTGGCGATAGTCGCGCACGCGCAGGATCGAGTCGGTCATGGAGCGCCCTTTGGGGTTCGCCGGATCGGTCTGCCTGATTTGCCCATTCTCAAGGGTCGCAACGGTTCACGGCAAGGGGTGGGGCTACGAGGCGTACCGGTCGAGATCTGAGCCGGCAGTCCTAGGTGTACTTCCCCGACACGTTGTGAACATCTGAGGTGAGGCGAAGACCTCCGGGCAGGATGTGGGTTACCACAACCACCATCTAGCCACGGAGGTCTTCGTGACTCACGCTAACGCACCTTTGACGCCCGAGGGGCGTCGACGTCTTGCTTCACTCGTGGTGGACCAGGGCTGGTCACTGCGGCGCGCTGCCGAACGGTTCCAGTGTTCACCGGCCACAGCCAAGCGGTGGGCCGACCGCTACCGCGCCGGCCAGGTGCTGACCGACCGCAGTTCCCGGCCCACACGTTCACCGGCCCGGCTGCCCCGCCGCACCGAGCGCCGGATCATCAACCTGCGCTGCACCCGCCGGTGGGGCCCGCATCGGATCGCCTATCACCTGGGTATCCCGCGTTCGACGGTCGGCCGGGTCCTCGACCGCTATCAGATGCCGCTGCTGGCCAATATCGACCAGGCCACCGGACTGCCGGTACGCAGACCGAAACCGAAACGGTACGAGGTCGGCCGGCCCGGCCAGCTCGTGCACGTCGACATCAAGAAACAAGGCCGAATCCCCGACGGCGGCGGCTGGCGTGTGCATGGTCGCGGATCAGCCGCCGACCGTACCGCCGGTGTGGCCCGCGACCGGGCAGCACGCTCGGGAGCACCGGGCTCGCGTGGTTACCGCTACCTGCACCACGCCGTCGATGACCACTCCCGGGTGGCGTACTCGGAGATCCTTGATGACGAACGCAAGGAGACCGCGGCCGGCTTCTGGCGGCGGGCGAACGCGTTCTTCGCCGAGCACGGTGTGAGGGTGACCGCAGTGATGACCGACAACGGCTCCTGCTACCGCTCAACGATGTTCGCCGAAGCACTGGCCGACGCCGGGATCAAACACAAGAAGACCAAGCCCTACCGGCCACAGACGAACGGGAAGGTCGAACGCTTCAACCGGACCCTGGCCGCCGAATGGGCCTACGCGAAACCCTATGCCAGCGAAGCCGAACGAGAAGCCGCCTACACCGCATGGCTCCACCACTACAATCACCACCGACCCCACACCGGGATCGGCGGCCAAGTCCCCTCAGACCGCGTACACAACCTCACGGGGAAGTACACCTAGGCCAGGTCGGCTTGCAGCGCCGCGGCGTTGACCTTCGTCAACACCGTGTGGAGTTCGACGAGATCGTCGAGATCGACGTTGAGCGCCGCAACGACCTGGCCAGGGACGTCGAGCGCCTGCTCGCGCAATGCGCGGCCCGAGGCGGTGAGCAGGATGTCGACACTGCGCTCGTCGTCGTCGCGCCGGCGGCGCTCGATGAATCGGTTGGCCTCAAGTCGCTTCAACAGCGGGGACAGGGTCGCCGAGTCGAGTTGGAGCAGCGAACCGATCGCCTTGACCGAGAGGTGTTCGTGTTCCCAGAGGGCGAGCATCACCAGGTATTGCGGGTGGGTCAGCCCGAGCGGGTCGAGCACCCGGCGGTAGATCTTGAGAACCGAGCGGTTGGCCACGGCCAAGGCGAAACACACCTGGCGCTCCAGCAGTAGGGGATTGTCGTCGATCGGTGTTGTCGCGCGGCCCATGGCCTGAATATACCGCTATCGAATAGCGGCCTACCGAAATGAGCCCGCGCGACGATGGCACGCGCCGCGTGTGCGGAATCGGCCATGATGGGGCCATGACGGGTTAGGGGTGTGGGGGAGACCTGCGAGACGTGGCGCGGCGGTCCTGGCGGTGGCGGTGGCGGCAAGTGCGGTCGGGGCGTGCTCGACGTCGTCTGGCGGAGGCGCCCGTGAGGCGTTGGACGCGTTCTACGGTCAGTAGTTGACCTTCGGTTCCTGTGCCGGGTTCGGCTCCACCTCGACGGATGAGGCAATCGTTGTGGGGGACAAGCGGTTTCAGTGCGCCCGCTTGAAGGGTGCCGCTCGACTATGACTCGCCGCAGGGACGGACCGCCGAGATCGCGGTCCTGAAGGTTCCGGCCCGTGGACAGCGGATCGGGTCCCTCGTCGTCAATCCCGGTGGGCCGGGCGGTCCCGGAGTGCCGATGGCAGCGGGGGCTGCGACGACATGGGCGCGCAGCGCGCTCACCGAACGGTTCGACGTGATCGGGTTCGACCCGCGCGGCGTCGGCGCGTCGACTCCCGCAATCCGCTGCTTCTCCGACGCGGAGGTGGATCGTGGCGAGGCCGCCATGTCTGCCACCGTCGGGCTGGGCAAGGTCACCGAGGCTGGCAGTCGCGCTCTGGTCGACAGGTGTGCCGAACACACCGGGGGAATGGACGCGTTGCAGGCGATGAGCACGCGAAGCACGGTCCGCGACCTGGATGTCCTCCGCGAAGCGATCGGCGATTCCAAGCTGAACTTCCTCGGTCAGAGCTATGGCACGCGTCTGGGCGCCGTCTATGCGGAGATGTTCCCGAAGAAGGTTCGGGCCCTGGTTCTCGACGGTGCCGTCGATCCCAACTTGGATACCTCGAGCCGGCGCGTGATCCAGTGGCGCGGCTTTCAGCGTGCGTTCGACCAGTTGGCCGCGTTCTGTTCGCGCCAGTCGGATTGTCCCCTGGGTTCTGTTCCGGCGCAGGCCACCGAGCGGTTCCTCGATCTGGTCCGACCGCTGATCGACGACCCGATCCCGGCCGGTGAC
Proteins encoded:
- a CDS encoding TetR/AcrR family transcriptional regulator gives rise to the protein MDTIDLLWRHEVAPARRGRPPRYTVDQVVDAAIDLADRVGSAFSIRDVAGELGIPVMSLYSYVQNRDQLVELMVDDVYAGMTRAAGTGDWRNRLATIAEENLELITGHGWLADIESERAILGPGTLAKYEHELDALDGLPLPDPDKDAALTVVLDFVKASARSMARARVEREQESPQPWWEREGAKLAVLGIEARFPLASRIGAAAGEAQGAARNARHAYEFGLQVILDGIAARLTTGPGVRDKD
- a CDS encoding VOC family protein, with translation MSITAMAISLNVANPAASAAFLTEHLGFRTEMEADGFVSLASPLEGGPNVIFLRTGLQTFRPAYRAGSAGEGLLLAFVVDDLDGDFARMRGAGAPVVTEPETEPWGERYCQFADPNGIIVQLVQWVA
- a CDS encoding PPOX class F420-dependent oxidoreductase, producing the protein MTDSGFDPRTLIAESKIGILATIKSDGLPQLSPVTAVYDRESDAVLVSMTQGRAKTANLRRDPRAAIEFTSPDGYTWATAEGSVTLTGPGADPDGPEVDALVEYYRLGAGEHPDWAEYRRVMVEDRRVLMTLRVEHAYGAKLR
- a CDS encoding GlsB/YeaQ/YmgE family stress response membrane protein; amino-acid sequence: MLAVERSTTTTSVSLVGYIIIGALAGWIAGKIVKGGGSGILMNIVIGVVGALLGGFLLSFFFDTASGGWWFTFFTAILGSVILLWLIGLVTGKD
- a CDS encoding MFS transporter, encoding MGTTPSWPVLCAIWAVIGMGSGAVLTPAGNVIRRSSAPADRPALFAAQFSLSHACWLLSYPIAGLLATWRGYPAAWTLLVALAVLGTATALRAWPARETDQVEHCHPLGAADRPTSAAPRGPNTATPTATCWSSTASTVTGPTTRVFSPSRRSHPARRRSVRRWQEPPSFGSDAEGRTS
- a CDS encoding IS481 family transposase, producing MTHANAPLTPEGRRRLASLVVDQGWSLRRAAERFQCSPATAKRWADRYRAGQVLTDRSSRPTRSPARLPRRTERRIINLRCTRRWGPHRIAYHLGIPRSTVGRVLDRYQMPLLANIDQATGLPVRRPKPKRYEVGRPGQLVHVDIKKQGRIPDGGGWRVHGRGSAADRTAGVARDRAARSGAPGSRGYRYLHHAVDDHSRVAYSEILDDERKETAAGFWRRANAFFAEHGVRVTAVMTDNGSCYRSTMFAEALADAGIKHKKTKPYRPQTNGKVERFNRTLAAEWAYAKPYASEAEREAAYTAWLHHYNHHRPHTGIGGQVPSDRVHNLTGKYT
- a CDS encoding MarR family winged helix-turn-helix transcriptional regulator, translated to MGRATTPIDDNPLLLERQVCFALAVANRSVLKIYRRVLDPLGLTHPQYLVMLALWEHEHLSVKAIGSLLQLDSATLSPLLKRLEANRFIERRRRDDDERSVDILLTASGRALREQALDVPGQVVAALNVDLDDLVELHTVLTKVNAAALQADLA
- a CDS encoding alpha/beta hydrolase encodes the protein MPLDYDSPQGRTAEIAVLKVPARGQRIGSLVVNPGGPGGPGVPMAAGAATTWARSALTERFDVIGFDPRGVGASTPAIRCFSDAEVDRGEAAMSATVGLGKVTEAGSRALVDRCAEHTGGMDALQAMSTRSTVRDLDVLREAIGDSKLNFLGQSYGTRLGAVYAEMFPKKVRALVLDGAVDPNLDTSSRRVIQWRGFQRAFDQLAAFCSRQSDCPLGSVPAQATERFLDLVRPLIDDPIPAGDRGSFGFNEAYRAVTSGLYVSAVWHVSAVWPVLIKGLGELQHGEFATLQKVADSFAGRTPDGRYGNFSQAIFAINCMDEDRHTPQQESALKREIQQAAPFTDAGRGSVTRDPCEFWPGKPTLGYPYANNIVDLPQSLVISVTGDPSTPYASGVALATAPGGAVLTVEGEQHTVAYAGTSDCVNTAVAEYLVDLRIPSPDTRCVLS